One part of the Oenanthe melanoleuca isolate GR-GAL-2019-014 chromosome 26, OMel1.0, whole genome shotgun sequence genome encodes these proteins:
- the CIMAP3 gene encoding protein pitchfork, with the protein MAARRDPRAVQKLISFGTTQDRKMFPHHHAPDRLGIATPGVRGSPALGPGSYLGPQTEFLQSSFSTRPMSSRGYTLGARTAPRFQQRAQVVTPGPATYQPILGEERRWQQSRVPFSSSSPRFPTRILEKEFYPGPGNYDVDQPLNRKVTWPMKFGAPDWAAVPALPQKMVKLEVQKMTVDKNFRKNQGRKAYLKLYES; encoded by the exons ATGGCAGCGCGGAGAGACCCGAGAG CCGTGCAGAAGCTCATCTCCTTCGGGACCACGCAGGATCGGAAGATGTTCCCGCACCACCACGCCCCGGACAGGCTGGGCATTGCCACGCCGGGGGTGCGGGGCAGCCCCGCCCTGGGGCCGGGCTCGTACCTGGGGCCGCAG ACAGAATTCCTCCAATCCTCCTTCAGCACCCGCCCCATGAGCAGCCGGGGCTACACCCTGGGAGCCAGGACAGCCCCTCGCTTCCAGCAGCGAGCTCAg gtgGTGACTCCTGGCCCTGCCACCTACCAGCCCATcctgggggaggagaggaggtggcagcagagccGCGtccccttctcctccagcagccctcGCTTCCCAACCAGGATTCTGGAAAAAGAGTTTTACCCCGg GCCTGGAAATTACGACGTGGATCAGCCTCTGAACAGGAAAGTCACCTGGCCCATGAAATTTGGGGCTCCAGACTGGGCAGcggtgccagcactgccccagaaGATGGTGAAGCTGGAGGTGCAGAAG atgacTGTGGATAAAAATTTCCGGAAAAATCAGGGCAGAAAAGCTTATCTGAAATTGTATGAGAGCTGA